One part of the Entelurus aequoreus isolate RoL-2023_Sb linkage group LG05, RoL_Eaeq_v1.1, whole genome shotgun sequence genome encodes these proteins:
- the LOC133649528 gene encoding phospholipid phosphatase 3-like, which produces MLSPPTTSCCSVLLLLPAAQSSYYFLMLSPPTTSCCSVLLLLPAAQSSYYFLPLSPRTTSCCSVLLLLPAAQSSYYFLLLSPPTTSCRSVLLLLPAAQSSYYFLPLSPPTTSCRSVVLLLPAAQSSYYFLPLLLLLPEQIIIIGESYRIYFLNEGSKSFVGNPYVSALYKQVGVFVLGCAISQSFTDIAKVSVGRLRPHFLDVCKPDLTTVNCTLGYVTDYVCQGPEAKVQEARKSFFSGHASFSMYTMLYLVLYLQSRFTWHGARLLRPLTQFTLIMMSFYTGLSRVSDHKHHPTDVLAGFVQGALVAYCTVFFVSDLFKAKGRRGALPSQTPVRKELLPTVDMRERSNHLILA; this is translated from the exons ATGCTCAGTCCTCCTACTACTTCCTGCTGCTCAGTCCTCCTACTACTTCCTGCTGCTCAGTCCTCCTACTACTTCCTGATGCTCAGTCCTCCTACTACTTCCTGCTGCTCAGTCCTCCTACTACTTCCTGCTGCTCAGTCCTCCTACTACTTCCTGCCGCTCAGTCCTCGTACTACTTCCTGCTGCTCAGTCCTCCTACTACTTCCTGCCGCTCAGTCCTCCTACTACTTCCTGCTGCTCAGTCCTCCTACTACTTCCTGCCGCTCAGTCCTCCTACTACTTCCTGCTGCTCAGTCCTCCTACTACTTCCTGCCGCTCAGTCCTCCTACTACTTCCTGCCGCTCAGTCGTCCTACTACTTCCTGCCGCTCAGTCCTCCTACTACTTCCTGCCGCTACTACTGCTcctgcctgagcaaatt ATCATCATTGGCGAGAGCTACCGGATCTACTTCCTCAACGAGGGTTCCAAGTCCTTTGTGGGTAATCCCTACGTCTCCGCCCTCTACAAGCAAGTGGGCGTGTTCGTGTTGGGCTGCGCCATCAGCCAGTCTTTCACCGACATCGCCAAGGTGTCTGTGGGCCGCCTGCGTCCTCACTTCCTGGACGTCTGCAAACCAGACTTGACCACCGTCAACTGCACCCTGGGCTACGTCACAGACTACGTGTGTCAGGGACCTGAGGCCAAAGTCCAAGAAGCCAG GAAGTCGTTCTTCTCTGGACACGCCTCCTTCTCCATGTACACCATGCTCTATCTGGTG TTGTACCTGCAGTCACGTTTCACCTGGCATGGAGCCCGGCTGCTGCGCCCTCTGACCCAGTTCACTCTCATCATGATGTCCTTCTACACCGGACTGTCCCGTGTCTCCGACCACAAGCATCACCCCACGGACGTCCTGGCCGGGTTTGTCCAGGGCGCCCTGGTGGCCTACTGCACG GTGTTCTTCGTGTCAGACCTGTTCAAGGCCAAAGGGAGACGTGGCGCCTTACCTTCTCAGACTCCTGTGAGGAAAGAGCTCCTTCCCACAGTGGACATGAGAGAGAGGAGCAACCATCTCATCCTGGCATGA